Within bacterium, the genomic segment GCGCAGGGTGGGAATTTTCTGCAGAACGTCCGGTTCCCGGTACAGCTTGAGCGTACTCTCAAGAGCGGCCAGGGTCATTTTGTCAGGCCGCACAGCCCTGGTCAGAGGATTTTTCCGCAGAAGTCCGGCATATTTTCCCCTGCACAGGATAATCCCTGCCTGCGGCCCGCCCAGGAGCTTATCGCCGCTGAAGGTTACAATCTCTGCCCCCTGCTGAATGATCCGGGAAACAAGGGGCTCATCCAGCCCGTAAGGGGAAAGGTCGGCCAGCATGCCGCTTCCAAGGTCGCAGATGACGATCAGCCCCCGTTCCTTACCCAGGTGAACCAGTTCCGGAAGGCTTGTTTCTTCCGTGAAGCCCACAATCCGGAAATTACTGGGGTGTACTTTCAGAATGGCTGCACTGTCTGATGTAATCGCCTGCCGGTAATCCTCGATGCGGGTTTTATTGGTGGTGCCGACCTCCACCAGCCTGGCCCCTCCCTTTTTCATAACCTCCGGAACCCGGAAAGATCCGCCGATTTCTACCAGCTCTCCCCGGGAAACGATTACTTCCCGGGATTCGGCCAGGGTATTGAGAACCAGCAGAACCGCAGCCGCATTGTTATTTACCACCAGAGCATCTTCTGCGCCGGTCAGATGACAGAGCAGCCGGGTGATGGAATCCCCGCGCTTTCCCCTCTTTCCGGTCAGGAGGTCATACTCGAGGTTCGTGAAGCAACTGGCCGCCGTGGTAACCCTTTCCACCGCCTCACCGGCTAAAACAGCCCGTCCGAGATTGGTATGCAGAATAATCCCCGTAGCATTGATCACTCTTCCCAATTCAGCATACTGGGTTCTCTGAAAGTACAGGTCCACTTCTTCCAGGACAGAGCTTGCCGAAACCCGGAATTCTTCAAGCTCCTGCGGGCTGGTACAGGATAAAATCCACCCTCTTTTCCCATCAAGAACCTGCCTGATCCCCTCAACCAGAATCCACCTGGGATACCAGGAAAATCTTTCCCCCCTGGCTGCGGCATGGTGAAGGATTGATTCCACCGAAGGTATCGATCTGAGGCAGGCAGTTTGCAATTCACTCAGCATACAAGCCTGTAACAGTCAGATAATTAATTCATAAGGTGCCGGTAAATGTCAGTAATTACTTTTGGGACTATTCGTCTTATCTATAAAGGTATCACAGCCCGGCCAAAATCTCAAGGCTTGATTTGGAAGTCCCTGGAAAGTCTCATCAGGCATCCGAGCGGCTTTCGCGCTCCGGCGGCATCAAAATATGATGCTTTTTCATGAAATATCCCAGGTTCCTTCGGTCAATTCCCAGCAGCTTGGCTGTTCTGCTTTTAACCCAATTGGCCCGGTCAAGGGCATTGAGGATTATGATTCTCTCGTACATCAATAACTGGTTTCGTAAATTAAGATCCTTGGCCAGCAGCTTCCTGTCCATCGGGATGCTTTCAGTCGGAGAGACCGCAGGCTGGTGATTCTCCCTGATATGGGCAGGAAGAATATCCGGATATATTTTATCCCTGCTTTCGATAATCATGGCATTCTCGATAACATTTTTCAATTCCCGGATATTGCCCGGCCAGTCATACTTTACGAGCAGTTCCATAGCCTCGCTGGAAACTCCCTTCACTTTAGTCTCCATTTCATTGCTGTTATGCTGAATGAAATGCTCCAGCAGGGAAGGGATATCCTCACGCCGATCTCTCAGGGGAGGAAGAAAAATAGTAATGACGCTCAGCCGGTAATAGAGGTCTTCGCGGAAGGTTCCCTTTTGAGCGGCATCCTTGAGAATGACATTGGTCGTGGCGATAACCCGGACATCCACCTTAATGGTTTTACTGCTTCCCACCGGCACGATCTCGTCTTCCTGGAGCACACGCAACAGCTTGGCCTGTCCGGCCAGCGGCATATTTCCAATTTCATCGAGCAGTATGGTCCCTTTATTGGCCAGCTCAAACCGGCCCTTTCGATCCGACAGGGCACCGGTATAGGATCCCTTCACATGACCGAACAGTTCACTTTCCAGCAATGTCTCGCTTAAAGCCGCGCAGTTCACCTTGATAAAGGGCCGCCCATTCCGTAAACTGTGCTTATAAATCGCATTAGCCACCACTTCCTTGCCTGTTCCGCTCTCGCCCTGAACCAGTACTGTTGACTTTGTCTTGGCAATGATTCCAATCAGGCGGCAAATCTCTTTGATCTTCTCGCTCTTACCGATGATATCTGCTTGAACGTAATCCTGACCCATAATCAATACATCCCCCCGATCAATGTGAACAGGTTCCAGTTTCATAAGGGATCTTTCTCGCGCACCTCCATAAGGTGAGCAAATCCTATGCCAGCTTAAATTTTATCCCCCCCGCTCATTTTTATGCCCATAGGTGACTATAATTCTTCAGACAATCTATCCGACCTCATGAGGCTGCACGGCGCTCCAGACAACGGGAGAGAGCCGCCTGGCATGAAATAGATTTCATATATGAAAATATTTTCATACTAGTTCAGAAATAGTATATTTCCATTCATAGTGGCATTTTTACGAACTCACGGCTATCTTATCTGTTGATTTTCTGATCTCGATACGATAAACTAGAGTATTCTGATAGTATACTTTTTTCCCTTAACGCGAGGAGCATGAAGTCGAGTATGGAAGAAATAATTCAACTTGATCCGATCATCCAGCCATCGCCAGACCAATGGTATGGCGTGCATACCCGATCTCGTCATGAGCA encodes:
- the selA gene encoding L-seryl-tRNA(Sec) selenium transferase, with protein sequence MLSELQTACLRSIPSVESILHHAAARGERFSWYPRWILVEGIRQVLDGKRGWILSCTSPQELEEFRVSASSVLEEVDLYFQRTQYAELGRVINATGIILHTNLGRAVLAGEAVERVTTAASCFTNLEYDLLTGKRGKRGDSITRLLCHLTGAEDALVVNNNAAAVLLVLNTLAESREVIVSRGELVEIGGSFRVPEVMKKGGARLVEVGTTNKTRIEDYRQAITSDSAAILKVHPSNFRIVGFTEETSLPELVHLGKERGLIVICDLGSGMLADLSPYGLDEPLVSRIIQQGAEIVTFSGDKLLGGPQAGIILCRGKYAGLLRKNPLTRAVRPDKMTLAALESTLKLYREPDVLQKIPTLRMITASRQQLEERGRRILEGLASDRHDDDTVSIEMVDDDAQVGGGSFPLHNIPSLSVAISSSGKEINQLEERFRLNQPPVLGRINHGRFLLSLRTIQDEDVPEIIQAGRQILEQWGSDAR
- a CDS encoding sigma 54-interacting transcriptional regulator — encoded protein: MKLEPVHIDRGDVLIMGQDYVQADIIGKSEKIKEICRLIGIIAKTKSTVLVQGESGTGKEVVANAIYKHSLRNGRPFIKVNCAALSETLLESELFGHVKGSYTGALSDRKGRFELANKGTILLDEIGNMPLAGQAKLLRVLQEDEIVPVGSSKTIKVDVRVIATTNVILKDAAQKGTFREDLYYRLSVITIFLPPLRDRREDIPSLLEHFIQHNSNEMETKVKGVSSEAMELLVKYDWPGNIRELKNVIENAMIIESRDKIYPDILPAHIRENHQPAVSPTESIPMDRKLLAKDLNLRNQLLMYERIIILNALDRANWVKSRTAKLLGIDRRNLGYFMKKHHILMPPERESRSDA